tctctcacacacacacacacacacaagcatgcacacacacatgcacaaacctCCCCGCGCACGGCATCAACCAATCGCAGTCTTCAaaacaccaccacctcctcctgcacTCAGATTGTTCTGGTGCATTTGGACTCTCATATTCAGACTCATTACACAGATATCCAGCAGTGCATAAAGCAGATTAATAATATCAAAGCACATCTGTGCCCTTTGGTGGTGCTGTAAATCTTGTACTGAACACTCCTGCTTCAATTACATGATGATTTAATGACTGCTAATGCAGACCTGGAGAGCAGGCCACTGCGATATAATTAGCCATGGTGGAATTGAGTGTGATGGTTACATTGTGTGCTACACGGAGAAGACAATGTTTTACACTCACCTCTGGCCCCCGCTCCTGTACATGGCAGGACTCGCTGTCTCCCTCGGAGAAGGAGCCTGACTCGTCGCTGGAGTTGGTGCCGTAGGACTGCTCACATTTGATCTTGGGCCGCACCTGGTTGAAAAGGGCATCCCCTCCCACACTTTGCTCCTGCTGGTCCACATTGAGGCAGCGCGCCACATTGGAGCACGGCGAGGAGGAGAACTCAAACTGGGGCAGGCTACAGGGCGAGCCGCCGCTGCCGTCCTCCGCGTAGGAGTaagaggagcaggagctggAAGTCCTGGTGCGTGTCTCACAAGACGGCGAGCGCGGGCACACTTTGATTGGCACTGGGCAGCTGGTGATGGACCGTGGACGGCACAGGATTGGGGGctcagtggaggtggtgctGGGAGAGTAGGTCTGGGAGGTGGGGAGGGACTGGCTGGCTCCGGCCCACAGGCCCTTTGGCGTGTGCTCAGAGAGCTCCATCTCCAAAGAGTTCCCACCAGGGTAGGAATGCGCCGGGGTTCCCAGACGGTCGCAGGCCCCTGAGGAAAATATGACACTACGGCGGTCTAGCTCACCTTCCTGTTTGCAGACCCCATCACAGGAGGCAGACTTGAGGGACAAGCCTGCAGGGAAACCGTCCACGTCCTTTGGGGATGTAACAGACAGGCCCAGCTCCCCAGTGAAAGGCCTGAAGTCTTTTTTATGATCTCCCTGAGAGGTTCCTTTGTCCTGGGGGCAGACGAGTCTGTTCGCGAATAGCTGCTGCGATGTATTGGGCAGACTGGGGAGGTCCACCCCTTTCTTGAAGAAGGCTCGGAGACAGGACGGGGACTTGGTTCTCTTGGTTCTTTCCACAGACATGGGGCTGTCCATCTCCATGGCTGTCATACTGTCCTTATCCCTGGCATCCTGCTCGTCCCCTGACAGGCACAATGAGATGGCCTCTTCCTCTGCCCGTGGTTCCACTTTGATCTGGGCCACTGGCAGCCTGTCCTGGCCCGGCACTGCCCCGCTAACGCTGCTCTCCTTTAATGTGCTTGGAAAACCTGAGGTACTGGTGTGTGAGGAGGTGTCGTTATTGTGCTTGTTGCAAGCCCACTGGTATTTCCTGTATTTGGGGCATCGGGGCAGGTCTGACGCTCCGTGCCGATCAAAGTCCAGCCGGCCGTCCGTGAAGTTACCGGGCATAGGCATGGCTACCCGCTCATCGTCAGGGTGTCGCAAGGAGGTGAGGGCATCGGCACGCCGCCGCGCCCTGGGGGAAGTGGGCCTTACTGCCTCTGACTGCATGCTCTCATCCTCTGAGTTGTTCGTCTCCGCTGCCATCTTGCGGCAGAGCAGCAAGCCGTCCTCCTCGCTGCGCAGCTGGGCTTCCAGGAAGCGAAAGCATGAGTCCTCCAGGTTGTGCATGCGCAGGAATTCGGCACAGCGGATGACCTCCTGGATGTTTTCTCTGCTGAGTAACAGCTTAGCAGTGTAGGCAAACTGCAACAATGGGGCGAATCCCCTGGCAGTGACCTgcaaaaaaacagggaaattGCCAGCATTACCATCAGCACAGCCATTGTTCAAAGCCCTTGGAGTGTGGTGAGACAACCCGACAGTTCTAATGACCataaacaaacactgtaaagtACCAGTTAATCTTTTATCGGGTCAGCACTGAACATTCTATACTGACATACATACGGCAGGTTGTGTGTCCAGACTCATGTTCATAACAACAACCCGTGTGACATTCTAGCACTCCATCACGGTCTCCTTTGTGGCCACATTACTGGCTTCCCTGACACCCGCTCAGGACAATATCTTGTACTTGTGAACCCTTCCTCACCTAGGCTGGGTTATTTTAGCAGATACGATCGTTTGAAGCGATGACATGCCTCATTCAGTTGCATGCATTCATCCACGTTTG
The genomic region above belongs to Myripristis murdjan chromosome 24, fMyrMur1.1, whole genome shotgun sequence and contains:
- the bach2b gene encoding transcription regulator protein BACH2 produces the protein MSVDEKPEAPMYVYESTVHCTNILLCLNDQRKQDILCDVTVLVEGKEFRGHRAVLAACSEYFLQALVGQAENGLVVSLPEEVTARGFAPLLQFAYTAKLLLSRENIQEVIRCAEFLRMHNLEDSCFRFLEAQLRSEEDGLLLCRKMAAETNNSEDESMQSEAVRPTSPRARRRADALTSLRHPDDERVAMPMPGNFTDGRLDFDRHGASDLPRCPKYRKYQWACNKHNNDTSSHTSTSGFPSTLKESSVSGAVPGQDRLPVAQIKVEPRAEEEAISLCLSGDEQDARDKDSMTAMEMDSPMSVERTKRTKSPSCLRAFFKKGVDLPSLPNTSQQLFANRLVCPQDKGTSQGDHKKDFRPFTGELGLSVTSPKDVDGFPAGLSLKSASCDGVCKQEGELDRRSVIFSSGACDRLGTPAHSYPGGNSLEMELSEHTPKGLWAGASQSLPTSQTYSPSTTSTEPPILCRPRSITSCPVPIKVCPRSPSCETRTRTSSSCSSYSYAEDGSGGSPCSLPQFEFSSSPCSNVARCLNVDQQEQSVGGDALFNQVRPKIKCEQSYGTNSSDESGSFSEGDSESCHVQERGPEVKLPFPVDQITNLPRNDFQMMVKMHKLTSEQLEFIHDVRRRSKNRIAAQRCRKRKLDCILNLECEIRKLVCEKEKLLTERNQLKACMGELWENFSCLSQEVCRDVQLSPEQVQSLHHYCPVVRPANSTASNNAAPDPKPSNTNTNTNPKSKPDPPAPSPAATSIDLTTRSGSATPEPSFLRSPGPSESEPDPAARNGADGPVKDMDGQDASLYMESGLSLEKSNQTVTVDFCQEMTDKCTTDEQPRKDCTK